One stretch of Deltaproteobacteria bacterium DNA includes these proteins:
- a CDS encoding radical SAM protein: MIIYFIELKDSRKGLSSQKVNGIMLPVLSAWSERIGWKAEVASTDFDNIDYDKKCDVVGLSAYTHLASQNFLIAKRFRERGKIVVLGGPHTRGCVEESRDHVDVVFDRCNEESWHNFLRAVEYREIIPSRDRGIFFPSQEMSTVPPYIEYKKFYDKKKIPMLLSSLGCPHICDFCVDWDSKYYKRSIDEVIEDVHNIDKSLFVFCDPNFGVNKKITSELLRKMVPLKKRYVMESSLAFLCEDEYLELLRDSGCIAVEVGIESLSTTFKKNAVKGDENLIESTMRQIMKIKKYIPLVQVNIVFGLDDDTEETFHSVVKFHQLSEADSLVPHILTPFPGTPLWDQMQNGKRIFEKEWCFFDTGNLVFSPKKCDPFNFYCFYIDMLKKINSPLAILKKALKHYRKYKNARMALMLFSFLLQRSKNTFLYDIPTYRRAKERLVSENVKGDL; the protein is encoded by the coding sequence GGATGGAAAGCAGAGGTAGCTTCCACTGATTTTGATAACATTGATTATGATAAAAAGTGCGATGTAGTAGGCTTAAGTGCATATACTCACCTCGCATCCCAAAATTTCCTTATTGCAAAAAGATTCAGGGAAAGAGGTAAAATTGTCGTTCTTGGTGGGCCACATACGAGAGGCTGTGTTGAGGAATCAAGAGATCACGTAGATGTTGTTTTTGATCGTTGCAATGAGGAATCATGGCACAATTTTTTGAGGGCAGTTGAATACAGGGAAATCATACCATCTCGCGATAGAGGGATTTTTTTTCCATCCCAGGAAATGTCAACTGTACCACCGTATATAGAATACAAAAAATTTTATGACAAGAAAAAAATACCTATGCTCCTGTCCTCCCTTGGTTGTCCCCATATTTGCGATTTTTGTGTTGACTGGGATTCAAAATACTACAAAAGAAGTATTGATGAAGTAATTGAGGATGTTCACAATATTGATAAAAGTCTCTTTGTATTCTGCGACCCAAACTTCGGGGTTAACAAAAAAATTACTAGTGAGTTGCTCAGAAAGATGGTTCCCTTGAAAAAGAGATATGTTATGGAAAGTAGTCTGGCATTTCTTTGTGAAGACGAATATTTGGAACTTCTCCGTGATAGTGGTTGCATCGCTGTTGAAGTAGGTATCGAGTCATTATCAACAACGTTTAAGAAAAATGCAGTTAAGGGAGATGAGAATCTTATAGAAAGTACTATGCGGCAAATAATGAAAATCAAGAAATATATTCCATTAGTTCAAGTGAACATAGTTTTTGGACTGGATGACGACACTGAAGAAACCTTTCATTCTGTAGTAAAGTTCCATCAACTCTCAGAGGCAGACTCTCTGGTTCCTCATATCCTTACCCCTTTTCCTGGGACCCCACTTTGGGACCAGATGCAAAATGGCAAGCGAATTTTCGAAAAAGAATGGTGTTTTTTCGATACCGGCAACCTGGTGTTCTCTCCAAAAAAATGTGATCCGTTTAATTTTTATTGTTTCTATATTGATATGCTAAAAAAAATAAATTCTCCACTAGCCATTTTGAAAAAGGCGCTTAAACATTATAGAAAGTATAAAAATGCACGAATGGCTTTAATGCTTTTTTCCTTTCTCCTTCAAAGATCTAAAAATACCTTCCTTTATGACATCCCAACATATAGGAGAGCAAAGGAAAGGTTAGTCTCTGAAAATGTTAAAGGCGATTTATAA